One Algibacter sp. L3A6 genomic region harbors:
- a CDS encoding biotin-dependent carboxyltransferase family protein: protein MIKVLKAGFYSSIQDFGRYGYQEFGVPFSGVMDRKAAAFANSLVGNGEDEAVLEMTMLGASLQFSVNTHIAFSGAHMDAKLNGVGIMNNSLIAINPGDILSFGKLKLGFRCYLAVLSGFNTETVMKSKSMYPNITKASRLLKNNELAINASSLESQNTYSRIRYDESYMNSSTLEVYGGPEFEILTDTQQNELLSTCFTISNNNSRMGYQLNENLQNDLMAIITGPVIPGTVQLTPSGKLIVLMRDCQTTGGYPRVLQLSETAINSLSQKYTGQAISFKLSK, encoded by the coding sequence ATGATTAAGGTTTTAAAAGCAGGTTTTTATTCCTCCATTCAAGATTTTGGCCGCTACGGCTATCAGGAATTTGGTGTGCCATTTTCTGGAGTTATGGATCGAAAAGCGGCGGCTTTTGCAAATAGCTTAGTTGGTAATGGTGAAGATGAAGCGGTTTTAGAAATGACGATGTTAGGCGCTAGTCTTCAATTTTCTGTGAATACACATATTGCGTTTTCTGGTGCACATATGGATGCTAAGCTGAATGGTGTCGGGATAATGAACAATAGTTTGATTGCTATAAACCCGGGAGATATATTAAGTTTCGGAAAACTTAAATTAGGCTTTCGATGTTATTTAGCTGTTTTAAGCGGTTTTAACACCGAAACTGTTATGAAGAGTAAAAGTATGTATCCGAACATTACAAAAGCAAGCAGGTTGCTTAAAAATAATGAATTAGCTATTAATGCGTCATCTCTAGAGAGTCAAAATACATATTCGAGAATTCGATACGATGAATCTTATATGAATTCATCTACTTTGGAAGTTTATGGAGGTCCAGAGTTTGAAATCCTCACTGATACTCAGCAAAACGAGTTACTGTCTACGTGTTTCACTATTTCAAATAATAATAGTAGAATGGGGTATCAGTTAAACGAAAACCTTCAAAATGATTTAATGGCTATTATTACTGGGCCAGTAATCCCAGGAACAGTTCAACTTACACCTTCAGGGAAACTCATTGTTTTAATGCGTGATTGCCAAACTACTGGTGGTTATCCAAGAGTGCTTCAGTTAAGTGAAACTGCAATAAATAGCTTGTCACAGAAATATACCGGACAAGCCATTTCATTTAAATTGAGTAAATAA
- the pxpB gene encoding 5-oxoprolinase subunit PxpB — MAFKLRYKSLGLHAVLVEWPAEISEAVLEDVLILKTKIENYHIKEVVEVNSAYSSLIVFYENTNISLEERIAVIDKIYSSKKKAISLISHLWKIPVCYDEAFGLDLDTISIEKKVSKNDIIKQHCGAIYTVYFIGFLPGFLYLGGLDKLLQMPRKSTPRLQVEKGAVAIGGNQTGIYPNESPGGWNIIGNSPLNFFDVSKEKPCFAKAGDRVQFYSISLKTYKNIKTLVEAGVYQLESENVND, encoded by the coding sequence ATGGCTTTTAAACTTCGTTATAAATCCTTAGGTTTACATGCTGTTTTAGTAGAATGGCCGGCTGAAATTAGTGAAGCTGTTCTTGAGGATGTCTTAATTCTGAAGACTAAAATTGAAAATTATCATATTAAAGAAGTTGTTGAGGTGAATTCTGCATATAGCTCATTAATAGTTTTTTATGAAAACACAAATATTTCTTTAGAGGAGCGAATCGCTGTTATAGATAAAATCTATTCAAGTAAAAAAAAAGCTATTTCTTTAATTTCTCATCTTTGGAAGATTCCTGTATGTTATGATGAGGCTTTTGGTCTCGATTTAGATACTATTTCAATTGAAAAAAAGGTATCTAAAAATGATATTATTAAACAACATTGCGGCGCTATTTATACCGTCTATTTTATAGGTTTTTTACCTGGGTTTTTATACTTGGGTGGTTTAGATAAATTACTCCAAATGCCGCGTAAATCTACACCACGGTTGCAGGTTGAAAAAGGTGCGGTTGCTATAGGTGGAAATCAAACTGGGATTTACCCAAATGAGAGTCCTGGTGGTTGGAATATTATCGGTAATTCTCCTCTTAATTTTTTCGATGTTTCTAAAGAAAAACCGTGTTTTGCGAAAGCAGGAGATCGTGTTCAGTTTTATTCAATTTCATTAAAAACTTATAAAAATATTAAAACTTTAGTAGAGGCAGGTGTGTATCAATTAGAAAGCGAAAACGTAAATGATTAA
- the pxpA gene encoding 5-oxoprolinase subunit PxpA, whose amino-acid sequence MEIKTIDINVDVGEGIGNESLLMPHISSCNIACGGHAGTPEIMRDVTRLAKQHRVKIGAHPSFPDKENFGRVIMDMSCVALYASIKHQIRDLLSVLKSENARLHHIKPHGALYNLAASDVKTANVIIEVIKSLMLPIKLYVPYNSVIANLAIENNIKIVYEAFADRNYNDDLSLVSRQENNALIHEENDLFNHVFKMVSEQKVKTIQGRDIDILADTFCLHGDQPNVVNLIKDLKGKLEIHQIKII is encoded by the coding sequence GTGGAAATTAAAACAATAGATATTAATGTTGATGTAGGTGAGGGGATTGGCAACGAAAGTTTGCTTATGCCGCATATATCATCATGCAATATCGCTTGTGGTGGTCATGCAGGAACTCCAGAGATTATGCGAGATGTTACGCGTTTAGCTAAACAACATCGTGTTAAAATTGGCGCACATCCATCATTTCCAGATAAAGAAAACTTCGGAAGAGTGATTATGGATATGTCCTGCGTTGCGCTTTATGCTTCAATTAAGCATCAAATTAGAGACTTGCTTTCTGTTTTAAAATCTGAAAATGCAAGACTTCATCATATAAAACCACACGGTGCGCTTTATAATTTGGCTGCTAGCGATGTTAAAACAGCAAATGTTATTATCGAGGTAATAAAATCACTCATGTTACCTATTAAACTTTACGTGCCATATAATTCTGTTATAGCAAATTTAGCTATAGAAAATAATATTAAAATAGTTTACGAGGCTTTTGCAGATCGAAATTATAACGATGATCTAAGCTTGGTTTCTAGGCAAGAAAATAATGCTTTAATTCATGAGGAAAACGACTTGTTTAACCATGTTTTTAAGATGGTTTCTGAGCAAAAAGTTAAAACGATTCAAGGTCGTGATATCGATATTTTAGCTGATACATTTTGTCTTCACGGCGACCAACCAAATGTTGTAAATTTGATTAAAGATTTAAAAGGTAAATTGGAGATTCATCAAATCAAAATTATTTAG
- a CDS encoding DUF2891 domain-containing protein: protein MKPHFIILFLLFITACKQSENKQEIVPDYNTFQNQSQDIPKLDLEQANKLAALPLHCINAEYPNKLSQTLGSGEDLKNPATLHPAFYGCFDWHSAVHGHWSLVSLLKTNPDIKNRNDLKSRLLFNLSKEKIEGEVAYFSGKHNASFERTYGWAWLLKLAEELHTWDDDTARILEENLQPLTNLIVEKYTVYLPKLNYPTRVGTHGNTAFGMSFAYDYAVAVNDEAFKKAIETRAKYFFLNDKNCPMSWEPGGSDFLSPCLEEAALMKRLLPVETYKTWLNDFLPQLKSKTFFLETGKVSDRKDGHLVHLDGLNFSRAWSLNKIVEGLPEYVHLKPLAIQHLNHSLPSIFGDSYEGGHWLGSFAIYALNSF, encoded by the coding sequence ATGAAACCACATTTTATTATACTTTTTCTATTATTTATTACAGCTTGTAAACAGTCTGAAAATAAACAGGAGATTGTTCCTGATTATAATACGTTTCAAAATCAAAGTCAAGATATTCCAAAGTTAGATTTAGAGCAGGCAAATAAGTTGGCTGCTTTACCGCTTCATTGTATAAATGCTGAATACCCAAATAAGTTATCTCAAACCTTAGGAAGTGGAGAAGACTTAAAAAATCCTGCAACGTTACATCCTGCTTTTTATGGTTGTTTCGATTGGCATTCTGCGGTACATGGACATTGGAGTTTGGTAAGCTTACTTAAAACGAACCCTGACATAAAAAATCGTAATGACTTAAAGAGTAGGTTGTTGTTTAATTTATCTAAAGAGAAGATTGAAGGAGAGGTTGCGTATTTTTCGGGTAAGCATAATGCGTCTTTCGAGCGAACTTACGGTTGGGCTTGGTTGTTAAAGTTAGCAGAAGAACTTCATACTTGGGATGATGATACTGCAAGAATTTTAGAAGAAAATCTTCAACCTTTAACTAATTTAATTGTTGAAAAATATACTGTTTATCTTCCAAAATTAAATTATCCAACGCGAGTTGGAACACATGGAAATACAGCTTTCGGAATGTCTTTTGCTTACGATTATGCTGTGGCGGTAAATGATGAAGCATTTAAAAAAGCGATTGAAACTCGTGCAAAATATTTCTTTTTAAATGATAAAAATTGTCCCATGTCTTGGGAGCCTGGCGGTTCAGATTTTTTATCTCCTTGCCTAGAAGAGGCTGCTTTAATGAAGCGATTGTTACCTGTTGAAACTTATAAAACATGGTTAAATGATTTTCTTCCGCAATTGAAATCTAAAACCTTTTTCTTAGAAACGGGTAAGGTTTCCGATAGAAAAGATGGGCATTTGGTGCATTTAGATGGTTTAAATTTTTCTAGAGCGTGGAGTTTAAATAAAATAGTAGAAGGTTTGCCAGAGTATGTACATTTAAAGCCTTTGGCTATACAGCACTTAAATCATTCTTTACCTAGTATTTTCGGTGATAGCTACGAGGGTGGGCATTGGTTAGGTTCTTTCGCTATTTACGCCTTAAATTCTTTCTAA